The Streptomyces durmitorensis genome contains the following window.
TGCGCCGCATGGGCAGCGGTTCCAGGGAGAGCAGCCCCAGGACACGTGCCTGCGCACCCGTGAGGGCGTGCTTGCCCGCCGCGGCGTCGTACTCCTCGTAGTAACGCGCGACGACCGTGCCGATGAGCTCGACGACTTCGAGCGTCAGGGGATCGGTGCGCGGGGTGCGGGAGCTGGTGGTGGCCATGCGTTCCAGGCTACCCCGATACTTGACATCATGAAATATGTAGGAGCATGGTTGTTTCACAACGTGAAGCATTTCCGCAACAGTGGCCCGCTGGAGACAGCGGCCTGAAGCAGCAGGAGGACGACCGCATGTCCGTCACCCCCGAGGCCCCCGGGTCCCAGCAGCTCCCCGCCGTCAGCCGCGAATGGCACCTCGTGCGCCGCCCGCACGGCTGGCCGGTCCCGGAGGACTTCGCGCTGCGCGAGGCCCCGGTCGCCGCCCCGGCCGACGGCCAGGTCCTGGTCCGCAACCTGCACTTCTCCGTGGACCCGTACATGCGCGGCCGGATGAACGACGTGAAGTCGTACACCCCGCCCTTCCAGCTCGACGAGCCCATGCAGGGCGGTGCGGTCGGCGAGATCATCGCCTCGAACGCCGAGGGCTACGCGGTGGGCGACCACGTCCTGCACTTCGGCGGCTGGCGCGAGTACGCGACCCTCCCCGCCAAGCACGCCACCAAGGTGGACGGCAGCGCCGCGCCGCTCTCGGCGTACCTCGGCGTGCTCGGCATGACGGGTCTGACGGCGTACGCGGGCCTCTTCGAGGTCGCCTCCTTCAAGGAGGGCGACGCGGTCTTCGTCTCCGGCGCAGCGGGTGCCGTCGGCGCCCAGGTCGGTCAGATGGCCAAGCTCAAGGGTGCGTCGCGCGTCATCGGCTCCGCGGGCTCGGACGAGAAGGTCAAGCTCCTCGTCGAGGAGTACGGCTTCGACGCCGCGTTCAACTACAAGGACCCGCGCCCGGTCGTGGAGCAGCTGAAGGAGGCGGCCCCCGACGGCATCGACGTCTACTTCGACAACGTGGGCGGCGAGCACCTCGAAGCCGCCATCAGCCGCATGAACGTGCACGGCCGCGCCACCATCTGCGGCATGATCGCCGCCTACAACGACACCGAGCCGACGCCGGGCCCGCGCAACATGGCCATGATCATCGGCAAGCGCCTGCGCCTCCAGGGCGTGCTCGTCGGGGACCACGAGGCGCTTCAGCCGCAGTTCGTGGCCGAGGTCGGCGCGTGGATCCGCTCCGGTGAGCTCAAGTACAACGAGACGTTCGTCGAGGGCGTCGAGAACGGCGTCGAGGCGTTCCTCGGCATGCTGCGCGGCGAGAACACGGGAAAGATGATCGTTTCCCTGGTCTGAGGCGCGGGCATACGAGGCTTGGCGCCGGATGGTTTTCCGGCATCCGATAAAGTGATTCCACATTGTCGCGACTGTGGGCGCGCATCGCGGAACATCTCAGGAGGAACCGGCACTTATGTCCATCCAGCAGATCGACGTCAAGTACACCGCCGTCGCCACCGCCGAGAACGGCCGTGACGGCCGCGTCGCCACCGATGACGGCAAGCTCGACGTCGTCGTCAACCCGCCGAAGGAGATGGGCGGCAGCGGCGCCGGCACCAACCCCGAGCAGCTCTTCGCGGCCGGCTACAGCGCCTGCTTCCAGGGCGCGCTCGGCGTGGTCGCCCGCAAGGAGAACGCCGACATCTCCGGCTCGACCGTCACCGCCAAGGTCGGCATAGGCCAGACCGAGGCCGGCGGCTTCGGCCTGGAGGTCGCGATCACCGCCTCCATCCCGAACGTGGACGCGGCCACCGCGCAGGCCCTGATCGAGAAGGCGCACCAGGTGTGCCCGTACTCGAGCGCCACGCGCGGCAACGTCAAGGTGGAGCTCGCGGTCGCCTGACCAGCGCGTTCGCGTACGTGACGGAGGGCCGCACCCCGGAAAGGGGTGCGGCCCTCCGTCACGTGGTCCGGCCGCTCAGCAGCTCACGGCGGTTGTGTGGATAGCCGCGTGGAGGGCTGTGTGGATGGCCCGCACGAGAGGCTCGTCCTCCGGGGGCGGTCCACCGGGGAAGGGAAACCGGCGCCGCGTATAGCCGTAGGCGAGTCCGCTGCGCGGATCGGCGAACGCCTGCGAGCCGCCCACGCCCTTGTGTCCGATGGACCCCGCGCCGAGGAACGGATACCCGGCTTCGGCGGTGCTCTGGAACCCCACCCCGAACGACTTGTGGGCCTGCGTCACCAGGTCGTACCCGTTGGAATGGATCTGCCCGAACTCGGCCACGGTGTCCGCCTTCAGGAGCGGATCCCGCCCGTCGAGCCCGCTGACCGCCGCCGCGTACATCCCGGCGAGACCGCGCGCGGAGGCGACACCGCCGACGGAGGCGGGCCCCTTGGCGCGCACCAGACGGGAGTTGGGGAGCGCCTGGAGGCCGGTGGGGTGTGCGCCGTTGCGGTTGAAGGCGATGGAGTTCAGGGTGTGCGGCTGCGGCGGCTGCGCGTCGAGGAAGGCCTGCTCCGTGGCGGACGGGATCATCGGCAGTACGGAGCGGAAGCGGGGTTCGAGCGCTTCGGGGAGCCCGAGGTGGAAGTCGAGACCGTACGGGGCGCGGACCCGCTCCTCGTACACCTCCTGCAGTGTCTGCCCGGTGGCCCGGAACACGACCTCACCGGCCAGCGCGCCGATGGAGAACGCGTGGTAGCCGAAGGCGGTGCCGGGGCGCCAGTAGGGCCGCTGGGCCGCGAGGCGGGCGGCGATGGCGCGGTCGTCCGCGACCTCATCGGGGCTGAAGCCGCTGTCGGCGCCGACGATGCCCGCGCGGTGCGAGAGGAGCTCCCGGAGGGTGATGCGCCCCTTGCCCTCGGCGGCGAACTCCGGCCAGTAGTGGGCCACTTCGCGATCCAGGTCCAGGGTGCCGTCCTGGACGAGCAAGGCCATGACGAGGTGGGCCGCGCCCTTCGTGGACGAGTACACCCCGAAGAGGGTGGTGCCGTCGGTGTCCGGCCCCACCCACAGGTCGACGACCTGCTTTCCCCTGACGTACGCGGCGAGTTGAGCGGCATGATCGGGCTTCTCCCCGGCGAGCAGGGCGGTGAACGCGTCCCGCACGGCTTCGTATCCGGCTGCGGTGGTGCCTTGGATCCTGATCTCACGTGTCATGCGTTCTCCCTCCCCAACCCCGCCCCCAACCTCAGCTCACACTCAACAAAGCCCGCCCCACCTGCGGGAAAGCCCCCTTCGGGTGGTCCCGGAACAGCGGCTCGGTGCCGAAGAGAACGACACGCGACCCCGCAGCAGCCCCACTCACGACAGAAGCCTGCCCCGCGGCATCAGAGGGCCCACCGGCGCCGCCCTCGCCAGCGCGCCAGTGCCCGGACAGCAACGGATTCCCGCCCCCATACGACTGCTCCACCCGCACACCACTCCCAAGCCCCTTGAACCACATGGGCGCGTAGACGAACGAATGCGAAGGCGCACCCCCAGTAACAGGGCCGCCGGAATTCACGACCCGCACCACACCATTAGCGTCCCCGTTCCCGGAGACCGCCTCAACGGAAAGCAACTTCGCGTCGGAGTTCAACGCGGCCCCCTCCGCACCACGCCCGACAAGGCCACCCCCACCCGCGAGGAAGTCGTCGAGCCCGGCTCGGGCCCCGGCGTTCAGCTCCCCGTACGAAAGCCCCGCCGACACGAACAGCGCGCCCACGCCCGACTTCTTCCAGTCGAAACCGCCGTTGAGGACATCCGTCGAAACCGGCACCACGTCGAAGTTCATCTCCCGCAGAGCGAACAGCTCACCGGGAGTGACAGCCGCCGCGACCCGCGTGGGACGCACGACAGCGCCGCCCTTCGCCTTGGTCGCGTCGAAGGCGACGTCGTACTTCCTCGCCGCGACGACCGCCGCACCCCGCGCCGCCGACGGCAGGATCACGCTCCCGTCGTCGGCCCGCCGCACGGAAGTCCCCCGCGCCAGCAGCCAGTTGAGTGCCGACACCTCCCGCGCGTCGTCGAGCCGCAGCCGAAGATCCCCGCGTGAGGCGACATGACCGACCCGCGACGAGGTGTCCACGACGCGCGTGCGCACGCCGGACAGCGAGCCGCCCTTCACCTGGTCCACCGTCGCGCCCCACAGCCGCCCGAGGCTCCACCCCGAGATGTCGTACATGGTGGAGACCTTGTCGCTGATGTCGCGTCCGTCGGCGAGCATCACATTGGCGAGCCCGCGCTTGGGCTGACGCATGTCGACGACGTACGAACCCTCGGCGTACGAGGTCCCGCCGAGGCGGAAGTCCCTTGTCGCGCGCCGCACTTGGACGTCGTTGTCGAGCAGGTGCTCCACGAGCCGCGAGGCCGCCGCGGCCGAGCGCTGGCCGCGCTCGCCCTTCTCCTTGCCCCGCGGGATCACGTACGCACGGGGGAAGTCGGTCGTGTAGACGTCCTCCGGGCCGATGCCCGGCACCCCGGGCACGGTCTCCGGCGAGACCGGCACCTGCGCGGCGCCCGTCGCGCCCCGCCGGAACGTCTCGATCTGATCGGCGATCACCGAAGTCCGGTGCTTGTGCGTGTAGTCGAGCGTGGCCGTCATCGCGGCTCCCGCGATGTCCACGTTGATCGCGGACCGCCGCCGCAGCTCAGGCACCGAGAGGTCGTCGTACTCGTCGTTGTTGACCGTCATCGGGAACTCGATGGTGTGCGCCGCGACCGCGCCGTGGAACGGCATGTACTGCGGGGTGAAGATCGGCGGCCAGTCGTCCCAGCCCTCTTCCTGGTCGCGGAAGGGGATGATCGCGGGCTCCACGCCGTCCTTCTCGGGGGTGTAGCCGAGGCCGTTGACCGCGGCTTCCATGCCGAGGGCGTTGGCGTAGGTGTTCTTGAGGAAGAGGTCGTACTCGTAGTTCTCGCCGTGCGGGGGAGTCGTCGGCTCGATCAGCGTGCCGTTGACGTACCCGTGCAGGTCGATCATGACCGCGGGCTGCTTGTCGATGGCGATCTGCCGCATCGCGCGGACCTCGGGCTGCGAGGCGGTGATGAAGTCGCGGTTGAGGTCGAAGCCGTTGGCGTTGGGGCGGGTGCCCGCGATGCGGCCGTCGGGGTTGGCCGTGACGTTGAAGTACAGCCGGTTGTGGGCCAGCAGGTCCCGCGTCTCGCCGTCCTTGGCCTTCGCGAGCTTCTCGATGAGCTTGAGGGCGGCGTCCGTGCCCTCCCACTCGTTGCCGTGGATGTTGTTGTTGATGAAGACCGGCGTCTTGTACGAGGACTTGACCGCCGGATCCTTCGCGGCCGCGCCCGGCGCGTTCTCGATGAGGTCGCGCATCCGCTCCTGGCGTGCGGTCTCCTTGGCGGACTCGGGAGAGGTGACCGTCACCAGATAGAGCTGGTGCCCGCCCGCCGAACGGCCCGCGATCTCCACGCTGACGCGGTCGCCGACGCCCTGGATGTCATTCAGCCTGGGGGCTACGGAGTGATAGGGGGCCAGGCCCAGCTTTATCGACTTGTCGTCCGGATTGACGGGGGGTGGCGTCAGCTTCTGTTCGCGGGGATAGCCGCGGTCCTTGCCGAGACCGGAGTCTAGGCCGGGGCTGTCCGCGGCTCCCAGGGCCCGGTCCGCGGCGCTCTCCGGAGCCTTCGCGGCCCGTTCCGTACTGCTGAGGGGCGAGCCCTCGCGGAGGATGTCGCGGCCGCCCGGACTCGGGTCGGCGGTCGCGCTGCCGGGGGCGAGAGCGGTGAGGACAAGGGCGCCCGCCGAGACGAGGGTGGTGAGCAGAACGGGTCTGGATGGCCGGGATATGCCCATACGTACCTCCGGAAGAAAGCGGATGGAGAGCTGGAGAGAAGTCAGTACGCGTGGTCTACCGGTTCAACCCCCGCGCAACAAGAGGGCCTTGCGCCCCAAGCGTCCCGTGGACCGCAGGTCGCGACCGGCGGATAGGGTGTGCGGCATGCGTGATCTGGGACGAGGCTTCGGCTACTTGATGAAGGGCCAGCGCTGGGTCGCCCAGCACGGCAAGCAGTACGGAGTCGGCCTGCTGCCCGGCCTCATCACCCTGCTTCTCTACGCGGCCGCGCTCGTCGCGCTCGCCCTGTGGGGCACGGACTTCGTCGGCTGGGCCACGCCGTTCGCGGACGACTGGTCCTCTCCGTGGACCGGCCTGTTCCGCGGCTTCCTCACGGCGCTGCTCTTCGCGCTCGCACTCCTCCTCTCGGTGATCACCTTCACGGCGGTGACGCTCCTGGTGGGCCAGCCCTTCTACGAGTCGCTGTCGGAGAAGGTCGACATCTCCGTCGCCGGGTTCGCCCCCGAGTCGGGCCTGCCGCTCTGGCGCGAACTGTGGATCTCCGCGCGCGACAGCCTCCGCATCGTCCTGCGGGCCGCCGTCTGGGGCATCCTGCTCTTCGCCCTCGGCTTCATCCCGGTCGTCGGCCAGACCGTGGTCCCGGTGGTCGGCTTCTGCGTGACGGGCTTCTTCCTCGTCGAGGAGCTGACGGCGGTGGCGCTCCAGCGCCGTGGCGTCGAGGCCCGCGAACGGCTCGCGCTGCTGCGCGGCCGCAGGCAGCTGGCGTGGGGCTTCGGCACCCCGCTCGCCGTGGCCTTCCTGGTCCCGTTCGTCGCGGTGTTCCTGATGCCGGGGGCGGTCGCGGGCGCGACGCTGATGGCGCGGGAACTGATCGGCGAGGACGGGCCGGACGACGACCCGCGGGGACCGGCGGCCGGTTCGGCCGATGCCTCCGGTCCCGGCGGGCAGGCGTCCGCTACCGGCGGGCGTCCATAGCCGTCGTCAGGATCTTCTTCACCTGCGCGATGATGTCGAGCCGGTTGCGCACGAACTCCGGATCGGTGATCTTCCCCGTGGCCGGATCCGTGTTGCCCGCCCCGAACTGGAGGATCGGCGTGTGCACATGGCCGCCGGGCAGCCGGTCGTGCAGCCCGAGCCGGTCGCGGAGCAGCGTCGCACGGTAGGCGATCTCGTTCGACAGGTAGTTGCCGCCGCCGCCCTCGCGGGCCGTCGACCCTGCGGTGGGCCCGTCGGGACGGACCACGGGAGCACTCTGGCCCGCCGGGATCTCGGTCACCGAGGTGTTGTCGTACACGGGGAAGCGGCCGGTCTGGGCGCTCACGATCTCCTTGTACGGGAGGGTCGTGGACGTCCACTGGGGCTGCGAGGCCGGGTCGTCGACCGGGACCGTCTCCGTGCGCGAGAGGTTCTCGTTGTCAGGGAAGCCGCCCCGCCAGGCCCCGTTGGTCCGCTCGATGTCGAAGCGGCCCGCGCGGCCCTGGCTGATGGTGGTGAAGAGGTCGACGCGGGGGAGGTGGGCGCGCAGGGTGCGCTCGACCGTCCCCTGCGCGAAGTCGTCCCAGCGGACGGGGAAGACGGCGGTCTCCACGCGGGCGGGCCCGTCGGCGGTCTCGATGACGGTGCCGTCGAGCGCGAGTGCGGTGGCGCCGGACGGGTTGCTGATGCGGACGTCCCGGTCGAGCGTGAACGGGTCGAAGCCGGTGACGAGGATGCGCTTGAGGCGGTGGCCCGCGCGGTCCTTCTTCGGGTAGCGGATGGAGTCGTGCCCGCGCGAGGCGTCCTCCAACGCCCGTATGAGACGGCTGTGCCGGGCCTCGCTCACCCCGAAACGGGTCGGCTCCCACTGCCGGAGCTCCCGCGTCATGCCGAGCCGGGCCCAGTACAACGGCCGGTCGTCGTCCCGGCTCAGGGCTTCGTCGTTCCCGCCCGCGGGACCCCGCCCCTGGGCCCGGTCGACGGCACGCCGCCACAGGGCCTCTCCCTGCCGTTCGACGATGCGTTTGGCCTCGCCGTACGAGTGGGCGCGTTCGAGGGCCCGCGCGAACTGCGGGGCCACGGTGTCGAATCCGCTGCGCCGCAGGATCTCCTGCGGCGCGGCCCGGTCGAGTCGCTGCTCCTCGGTGGTGGCGGCCGGTGCGGCGGCCGGTGCGTCGGCCGGTGCGGTGGCCGCCGCCGCGGGCACGGCGGCGAGGGACAGCAGGAGGGTGACGCCGAGCGCGGTGAACCGAGGGGATCCAGTTGGCTTGAGTGACACGGGAGTCCTTCCGTGGCCGGTGGGGGTGATCGCAGTATTCCGGCAGGAAGGCGGCGCCCGCTAGCAGTTCACGGCTGCGTGATCCGCGAGGATCTCGCCGATCACGTGGCGCGCGATCCTCGCGATGGTGGCGTTCCTCGTCCGGTAGTACGGCAGCTCGATGAGCGCGATGGACAGGGCCCAGCCGCGCCCCCGTGCCCACGTCGCGTCGTCGACGCCCAGGGCGGCGCGGAAGGTCTCCCGTACATCGGCCGTCAGGAGGCTCCACGCGGTGATCAGGTCGACGGCGGGTTCGCCGTGCCCCATGCACCCGAAGTCGATGACGGCGCTGAGCCGCCCGTCGGCGGTGAGCAGGTTCCCGGGCTGGAGGTCGGCGTGGACCCACACCGGCGGCCCGTCCCAGCCGGGCGCGCGCAGGGCGGCCTCCCAGGCGGCGGTGGCGGCATCGGTGTCGATGACGCCGTGGAGCCGCGCGATGGCCTCGCGGGTATCGGCGTCCCGGCGTGCGAGGGGCCCGCTGCGGTACGCGCGAGGCGCGTCAGCGGGATCGACGCGTTGCAGTGCCATGACGAACTCCGCCAGGTCGGCGGCGAACAGGCCGGGTTCGTCCAGGCCGCCGACGACCGGATTCTCGCCCTCCAGCCAGCGGTAGACGTACCAGGGCCAGGCGAACCCCTCCCCGGGCTCGCCCTCTCCGAGCGGCGCGGGGATGGCGAGGGGCAACGAGGGCGCGAGCCGCGGCAGAAGAAGCATCTCGCGCTGTACGTCCTCCACGCCGCCCTCGATGCGGGGGAGCCGGACGGCCATGTCGTCGCCGAGGCGGTAGATGGCGTTGACGGTGCCGTTC
Protein-coding sequences here:
- a CDS encoding NADP-dependent oxidoreductase; this translates as MSVTPEAPGSQQLPAVSREWHLVRRPHGWPVPEDFALREAPVAAPADGQVLVRNLHFSVDPYMRGRMNDVKSYTPPFQLDEPMQGGAVGEIIASNAEGYAVGDHVLHFGGWREYATLPAKHATKVDGSAAPLSAYLGVLGMTGLTAYAGLFEVASFKEGDAVFVSGAAGAVGAQVGQMAKLKGASRVIGSAGSDEKVKLLVEEYGFDAAFNYKDPRPVVEQLKEAAPDGIDVYFDNVGGEHLEAAISRMNVHGRATICGMIAAYNDTEPTPGPRNMAMIIGKRLRLQGVLVGDHEALQPQFVAEVGAWIRSGELKYNETFVEGVENGVEAFLGMLRGENTGKMIVSLV
- a CDS encoding organic hydroperoxide resistance protein translates to MSIQQIDVKYTAVATAENGRDGRVATDDGKLDVVVNPPKEMGGSGAGTNPEQLFAAGYSACFQGALGVVARKENADISGSTVTAKVGIGQTEAGGFGLEVAITASIPNVDAATAQALIEKAHQVCPYSSATRGNVKVELAVA
- a CDS encoding serine hydrolase domain-containing protein, giving the protein MTREIRIQGTTAAGYEAVRDAFTALLAGEKPDHAAQLAAYVRGKQVVDLWVGPDTDGTTLFGVYSSTKGAAHLVMALLVQDGTLDLDREVAHYWPEFAAEGKGRITLRELLSHRAGIVGADSGFSPDEVADDRAIAARLAAQRPYWRPGTAFGYHAFSIGALAGEVVFRATGQTLQEVYEERVRAPYGLDFHLGLPEALEPRFRSVLPMIPSATEQAFLDAQPPQPHTLNSIAFNRNGAHPTGLQALPNSRLVRAKGPASVGGVASARGLAGMYAAAVSGLDGRDPLLKADTVAEFGQIHSNGYDLVTQAHKSFGVGFQSTAEAGYPFLGAGSIGHKGVGGSQAFADPRSGLAYGYTRRRFPFPGGPPPEDEPLVRAIHTALHAAIHTTAVSC
- a CDS encoding M14 family zinc carboxypeptidase; translated protein: MGISRPSRPVLLTTLVSAGALVLTALAPGSATADPSPGGRDILREGSPLSSTERAAKAPESAADRALGAADSPGLDSGLGKDRGYPREQKLTPPPVNPDDKSIKLGLAPYHSVAPRLNDIQGVGDRVSVEIAGRSAGGHQLYLVTVTSPESAKETARQERMRDLIENAPGAAAKDPAVKSSYKTPVFINNNIHGNEWEGTDAALKLIEKLAKAKDGETRDLLAHNRLYFNVTANPDGRIAGTRPNANGFDLNRDFITASQPEVRAMRQIAIDKQPAVMIDLHGYVNGTLIEPTTPPHGENYEYDLFLKNTYANALGMEAAVNGLGYTPEKDGVEPAIIPFRDQEEGWDDWPPIFTPQYMPFHGAVAAHTIEFPMTVNNDEYDDLSVPELRRRSAINVDIAGAAMTATLDYTHKHRTSVIADQIETFRRGATGAAQVPVSPETVPGVPGIGPEDVYTTDFPRAYVIPRGKEKGERGQRSAAAASRLVEHLLDNDVQVRRATRDFRLGGTSYAEGSYVVDMRQPKRGLANVMLADGRDISDKVSTMYDISGWSLGRLWGATVDQVKGGSLSGVRTRVVDTSSRVGHVASRGDLRLRLDDAREVSALNWLLARGTSVRRADDGSVILPSAARGAAVVAARKYDVAFDATKAKGGAVVRPTRVAAAVTPGELFALREMNFDVVPVSTDVLNGGFDWKKSGVGALFVSAGLSYGELNAGARAGLDDFLAGGGGLVGRGAEGAALNSDAKLLSVEAVSGNGDANGVVRVVNSGGPVTGGAPSHSFVYAPMWFKGLGSGVRVEQSYGGGNPLLSGHWRAGEGGAGGPSDAAGQASVVSGAAAGSRVVLFGTEPLFRDHPKGAFPQVGRALLSVS
- a CDS encoding EI24 domain-containing protein, whose translation is MRDLGRGFGYLMKGQRWVAQHGKQYGVGLLPGLITLLLYAAALVALALWGTDFVGWATPFADDWSSPWTGLFRGFLTALLFALALLLSVITFTAVTLLVGQPFYESLSEKVDISVAGFAPESGLPLWRELWISARDSLRIVLRAAVWGILLFALGFIPVVGQTVVPVVGFCVTGFFLVEELTAVALQRRGVEARERLALLRGRRQLAWGFGTPLAVAFLVPFVAVFLMPGAVAGATLMARELIGEDGPDDDPRGPAAGSADASGPGGQASATGGRP
- a CDS encoding pyroglutamyl peptidase, translated to MSLKPTGSPRFTALGVTLLLSLAAVPAAAATAPADAPAAAPAATTEEQRLDRAAPQEILRRSGFDTVAPQFARALERAHSYGEAKRIVERQGEALWRRAVDRAQGRGPAGGNDEALSRDDDRPLYWARLGMTRELRQWEPTRFGVSEARHSRLIRALEDASRGHDSIRYPKKDRAGHRLKRILVTGFDPFTLDRDVRISNPSGATALALDGTVIETADGPARVETAVFPVRWDDFAQGTVERTLRAHLPRVDLFTTISQGRAGRFDIERTNGAWRGGFPDNENLSRTETVPVDDPASQPQWTSTTLPYKEIVSAQTGRFPVYDNTSVTEIPAGQSAPVVRPDGPTAGSTAREGGGGNYLSNEIAYRATLLRDRLGLHDRLPGGHVHTPILQFGAGNTDPATGKITDPEFVRNRLDIIAQVKKILTTAMDARR
- a CDS encoding aminoglycoside phosphotransferase family protein gives rise to the protein MSPAKMHADEADIDTPLVRRLLAAQFPEWAGLKVEPVESNGTVNAIYRLGDDMAVRLPRIEGGVEDVQREMLLLPRLAPSLPLAIPAPLGEGEPGEGFAWPWYVYRWLEGENPVVGGLDEPGLFAADLAEFVMALQRVDPADAPRAYRSGPLARRDADTREAIARLHGVIDTDAATAAWEAALRAPGWDGPPVWVHADLQPGNLLTADGRLSAVIDFGCMGHGEPAVDLITAWSLLTADVRETFRAALGVDDATWARGRGWALSIALIELPYYRTRNATIARIARHVIGEILADHAAVNC